In the Kaistella sp. 97-N-M2 genome, one interval contains:
- a CDS encoding TetR/AcrR family transcriptional regulator, producing the protein MLKKEKITDKKGALLDATLTLVNNHGFHNTPMSKIANLAGVSPATIYLYFDHKQDLINSLYLKVKESFSESAFDGYSSEMSVKKGFEIIWFNIATYKLNEVSKATFLSQCDNSPMIDEHIRIEGLKHLQPLLDLWERGKTEGIIKPLSDYILYAHTIYPLSFLLEMQERDVFTVNDKIKAEMFQVAWDAIKM; encoded by the coding sequence ATGCTTAAAAAAGAAAAAATTACTGATAAGAAGGGTGCGCTCCTCGATGCAACACTCACACTGGTGAATAACCACGGTTTTCACAACACGCCTATGTCGAAGATCGCGAACCTTGCGGGCGTTAGTCCGGCCACGATTTATCTTTATTTCGACCACAAGCAGGATCTCATCAACAGCCTGTATTTAAAGGTTAAGGAATCGTTCAGCGAAAGCGCCTTCGACGGTTACAGCTCGGAAATGTCGGTAAAGAAAGGCTTTGAGATCATCTGGTTCAATATCGCCACCTATAAATTAAACGAAGTCAGCAAAGCCACTTTTCTCTCTCAGTGCGACAACAGTCCCATGATCGATGAGCATATCCGCATTGAGGGTTTAAAACATCTGCAGCCCTTGCTCGATTTGTGGGAGCGCGGAAAAACCGAAGGCATCATTAAGCCGCTGTCCGATTATATTTTGTACGCGCATACCATTTATCCCCTGTCTTTCTTACTCGAAATGCAGGAGCGCGACGTTTTTACCGTAAATGATAAAATAAAAGCGGAAATGTTTCAGGTGGCCTGGGACGCAATTAAAATGTAA
- a CDS encoding type 1 glutamine amidotransferase domain-containing protein, whose amino-acid sequence MKILFVLTSHDQLGNTGEKTGFWIEEFASPYYYLVDKGVEVTLASPKGGQPPIDPTSDKPENQTESTKRFKADAELQEKLSKTHKLANVSSEDFDAVFYPGGHGPLWDLAESKESAKLIENFYNSDKPVSFVCHAPAALKHVKNAQGEPLVKGKEVTGFTNTEEALVQLTDVVPFLVEDMLKENGGIYSKKGDFEEYAIEDGLLITGQNPASSEKVAEMLLNKLQK is encoded by the coding sequence ATGAAAATATTATTTGTCTTAACCTCCCACGATCAGTTGGGAAACACCGGGGAGAAAACCGGTTTCTGGATCGAAGAATTTGCAAGTCCATATTATTATTTAGTTGATAAAGGAGTTGAGGTGACTTTAGCGTCGCCAAAAGGCGGGCAGCCACCCATCGATCCCACAAGTGATAAACCGGAAAATCAAACCGAATCCACAAAAAGATTTAAAGCAGATGCCGAACTTCAGGAAAAATTAAGCAAAACGCACAAGCTTGCCAACGTTTCTTCTGAGGATTTCGATGCCGTATTTTACCCCGGCGGTCACGGACCACTCTGGGATCTGGCCGAAAGTAAAGAATCTGCAAAACTCATCGAAAATTTTTATAATTCCGATAAACCGGTCTCTTTTGTTTGTCACGCACCCGCAGCGTTGAAACATGTAAAAAATGCGCAGGGTGAACCTTTGGTAAAAGGCAAAGAAGTCACCGGATTTACGAACACGGAAGAAGCTTTGGTGCAACTTACCGACGTCGTGCCCTTTTTGGTGGAAGATATGTTGAAAGAAAATGGCGGAATCTACAGTAAAAAAGGAGATTTCGAAGAATATGCGATAGAAGATGGTTTATTGATCACGGGACAAAATCCGGCTTCTTCTGAAAAAGTAGCTGAAATGTTATTGAACAAACTTCAGAAATAG
- a CDS encoding PA2169 family four-helix-bundle protein encodes MENNKTVDVLNNLLQITNDRLEGFKNVDAKMISSYPKLRQEYDHAVIQSNRFRTELSSLIQEKGGDPDDNATVAGGLHRTWIDVKNALSFNKGEATLENVLFGEKAAIKAFENAVDSGDLCPESTEVVQNQLNELKDSYRKFESLEENKD; translated from the coding sequence ATGGAAAACAATAAAACAGTCGACGTTTTAAATAATCTCCTCCAGATCACCAACGACCGATTAGAAGGATTTAAAAATGTGGATGCCAAAATGATCTCCTCTTATCCAAAACTTCGGCAGGAATATGACCACGCTGTCATTCAGTCCAACAGATTCCGGACAGAACTTTCTTCGCTTATTCAGGAAAAGGGTGGTGATCCCGATGATAACGCCACGGTTGCAGGCGGATTGCACAGAACCTGGATCGATGTAAAAAACGCACTATCTTTTAACAAAGGCGAAGCGACGCTGGAGAATGTTCTTTTCGGCGAGAAAGCCGCGATTAAAGCTTTTGAAAACGCAGTGGACAGTGGCGATCTTTGTCCGGAAAGCACTGAAGTTGTTCAAAATCAACTTAATGAACTAAAAGACTCCTATCGAAAATTCGAAAGTTTAGAAGAAAATAAAGATTAA
- a CDS encoding NADP-dependent oxidoreductase, with product MNNTITLNSRPVGKPQLSDFKFVEEEMPLLKDGEILLKTKFVSVDPYLRGRMSDAKSYVPPFELQKAMNSGVVAEVVESQNDQYKVGDFVTGSLDWKEFQTSSGKNLLKVDNSAAPLSNYLGVLGMTGLTAYFGLTEIGKPQKGETIVVSGAAGAVGSVVGQIAKIFGCRVVGIAGSKEKVEMLKTKFGFDAAINYNTTENMTKAISEACPDGVDIYFDNVGGTISDSVHANINRLGRIVVCGAISAYNDTSIPQGPRVEHFLIRKSALMQGFIVGNYAEQFPDGMKQLSQWLSEGKLISTETIVEGFKNIPQAFLDLFEGKNKGKMIVKI from the coding sequence ATGAACAATACAATCACCCTAAACAGTCGTCCCGTGGGAAAACCCCAGCTTTCGGATTTTAAATTTGTAGAAGAAGAAATGCCTCTTCTAAAAGACGGCGAAATTCTCCTGAAAACAAAATTCGTTTCCGTTGATCCGTACTTGCGAGGCAGAATGAGCGACGCGAAATCCTATGTGCCGCCGTTTGAACTTCAAAAAGCCATGAACTCCGGCGTAGTTGCGGAAGTGGTGGAATCGCAGAACGATCAGTACAAAGTTGGCGATTTTGTAACGGGCTCCCTGGACTGGAAAGAATTTCAAACGTCTTCCGGGAAAAATCTTCTGAAAGTAGATAACAGCGCAGCACCGCTTTCCAATTATTTGGGTGTTTTGGGAATGACGGGCTTAACGGCTTATTTCGGCCTCACAGAAATCGGTAAACCTCAAAAAGGCGAAACCATCGTGGTTTCCGGCGCGGCGGGCGCTGTGGGAAGCGTCGTAGGACAAATCGCTAAAATATTCGGTTGTCGCGTGGTTGGAATTGCCGGAAGTAAGGAAAAAGTGGAAATGCTGAAAACCAAATTTGGTTTTGATGCGGCAATCAATTACAACACCACCGAAAATATGACGAAGGCAATCTCAGAAGCTTGTCCGGACGGTGTGGATATTTATTTTGATAATGTAGGAGGCACAATTTCCGACAGCGTGCATGCGAATATCAACCGATTGGGCAGGATTGTTGTCTGCGGCGCGATTTCCGCGTACAACGACACCTCGATTCCGCAAGGTCCGCGCGTGGAACATTTCCTTATTCGGAAAAGCGCCTTGATGCAGGGCTTCATCGTCGGCAATTACGCGGAGCAATTTCCGGACGGTATGAAGCAGTTGTCGCAATGGCTTTCCGAGGGAAAACTGATTTCTACAGAAACAATTGTTGAAGGTTTTAAAAATATTCCGCAGGCTTTTCTGGATCTTTTTGAGGGAAAGAATAAAGGCAAAATGATCGTAAAAATATAA
- a CDS encoding iron-containing alcohol dehydrogenase: protein MNNFKYRNPTKILFGKGEIENLSTEIPADSKILMLYGGGSIMKNGIYEKVKKALSNYEVLEFGGIPANPEYSILLDALTIIKEESITYLLAVGGGSVIDGTKFLSAAALYEGETPWDLLTNKKPVTKGLPFGTVLTLPATGSEMNSGSVITRAETKEKLAFGGPGMFPQFSVLDPEVIKSIPPRQLANGVADAFTHVMEQYMTYPIGAKLQDRFAESIMQTLVEVAPVIMKDPSDYEAASNFMWSCTMALNGLIQQGVPGDWAVHSMGHELTAMYGIDHARTLAILAGNHYRYNFDAKKEKLAQYAERVWNVTEGTLEEKAHAGIEKTDGFFKSLGIDIKLSDYTKDYQETGSIVAKRFTEREWMGLGEHKSLTPTDVQKIIEMSY from the coding sequence ATGAACAATTTTAAATACAGAAATCCAACAAAAATATTGTTTGGTAAAGGCGAGATCGAAAATTTAAGCACAGAAATTCCGGCAGATTCAAAAATACTCATGCTTTACGGGGGCGGAAGTATTATGAAAAACGGCATTTACGAAAAGGTGAAAAAAGCACTTTCCAATTATGAAGTCTTGGAATTTGGCGGCATTCCCGCAAACCCGGAATACAGCATCTTGCTGGACGCGCTGACAATCATTAAAGAAGAAAGCATTACCTATCTTTTGGCGGTGGGCGGCGGTTCGGTGATCGACGGAACCAAGTTTTTATCCGCTGCAGCTTTATACGAAGGCGAAACACCGTGGGATTTATTAACGAACAAAAAGCCCGTGACGAAAGGTTTGCCTTTTGGAACAGTGCTAACGCTGCCCGCAACAGGTTCTGAAATGAATTCCGGCTCCGTTATTACGCGCGCGGAAACGAAAGAAAAACTGGCTTTCGGCGGACCCGGAATGTTTCCGCAGTTTTCGGTCCTCGATCCCGAAGTCATCAAATCGATTCCTCCGCGTCAGCTCGCGAACGGCGTTGCAGATGCTTTCACCCACGTGATGGAGCAATACATGACGTATCCGATTGGTGCAAAACTGCAGGACCGTTTTGCGGAAAGCATTATGCAGACTTTGGTTGAAGTTGCGCCCGTGATTATGAAAGATCCGTCCGATTATGAAGCAGCTTCTAATTTTATGTGGAGTTGTACAATGGCGCTGAATGGCTTAATTCAGCAGGGCGTCCCCGGCGACTGGGCCGTTCACTCCATGGGACACGAACTTACGGCGATGTACGGCATCGATCATGCCAGAACTTTGGCCATTTTGGCCGGAAATCATTACCGCTACAATTTCGACGCGAAGAAAGAAAAGCTGGCGCAATATGCCGAGCGCGTCTGGAACGTGACGGAAGGAACTTTGGAAGAAAAAGCCCACGCCGGAATTGAAAAAACCGACGGATTCTTCAAATCTTTAGGAATCGATATTAAATTATCCGACTACACCAAAGATTACCAGGAAACTGGAAGCATCGTTGCAAAACGTTTTACCGAAAGAGAATGGATGGGACTTGGCGAACACAAATCCTTAACACCAACGGATGTGCAAAAAATTATAGAAATGAGTTACTAA